A genomic window from Xyrauchen texanus isolate HMW12.3.18 chromosome 31, RBS_HiC_50CHRs, whole genome shotgun sequence includes:
- the LOC127625327 gene encoding ADP-ribosylation factor-like protein 3: MGEVQKGLFSVIEKLKGTTEQELRIVLLGLDNAGKTTLLKQLASEDVNTITPTQGFNIKSVACDGMKLNVWDIGGQRKIRPFWKKYLENTDLLIYVIDSADKKRFEETGLELSELIDEENLNGVPLLIFANKQDLATASPASEIAEGLNLHTYRDRAWQIQACSAVSGEGVQDGMNWISNNILNKKK; this comes from the exons ATGGGAGAAGTCCAAAAG GGTTTGTTTTCAGTCATTGAGAAGCTAAAGGGAACTACAGAGCAAGAGCTTCGGATAGTCCTTCTCGGTCTGGATAATGCTGGAAAAACAACTTTGCTAAAACAACTTGCTTCTGAAGATGTAAACACCATCACACCTACTCAG GGTTTCAATATTAAAAGTGTGGCCTGTGATGGCATGAAGTTGAACGTGTGGGACATTGGAGGACAAAGAAAGATTCGACCCTTCTGGAAAAAATACCTTGAGAACACAGATTTATTG ATCTATGTGATTGACAGTGCAGACAAAAAGAGATTTGAGGAAACAGGACTG GAGCTCTCAGAACTCATTGATGAGGAGAACCTGAATGGTGTGCCATTGCTTATCTTTGCCAATAAACAGGACCTGGCCACAGCCTCCCCGGCCAGTGAGATCGCTGAAGGCCTCAACCTGCACACATACCGGGACAGAGCATGGCAGATCCAGGCCTGCTCTGCTGTATCAGGGGAAGGTGTACAG GATGGCATGAACTGGATCAGcaacaacattttaaacaagAAGAAATGA
- the LOC127624882 gene encoding uncharacterized protein LOC127624882, with translation MAHSCLIGRELNLLNVPEQTAGLACLDLGKKVIVPQGLMMEELKLLSNKVSRMFQEKLKRLEMFILENCVCVCDVSLKYNTLLLWFVQKSRNPAITAGSSVLWQEGHNFWFPLSGYRVSFEKDTAETTPFPGNCVEICHMVLPSLVMATGGSGDAVKTRVYHQGDPLRLTSSRPEHHKRGHGREHLTSEVYIPQPGKNTLVTTLKHTVAKKRNPSLLAPGYGRPLREVPPEKFNVTEIPKSYQSPWEKEPIESRMLLANISVLPA, from the exons ATGGCTCATTCATGCCTGATTGGAAGAGAGCTGAACCTTCTAAATGTTCCAGAACAAACAGCAGGCTTAG CATGTCTGGATCTGGGGAAGAAGGTCATTGTTCCTCAAGGCCTAATGATGGAGGAGCTCAAACTGTTGTCCAACAAAGTATCTAGAATGTTTCAGGAAAAACTTAAAAGATTGGAGATGTTCATTTtggaaaattgtgtgtgtgtttgtgatgtttcACTAAAATATAATACCTTGCTCCTCTG gtttgtgcaGAAGAGCCGAAACCCGGCCATtacagcgggtagttcagtgttgtggcaggagggacacaacttcTGGTTCCCTCTATCAGGGTACAGg GTGTCCTTTGAAAAAGACacagcggagaccacacccttCCCGGGCAATtgtgtggaaatatgtcacatggtcttaccgagtcttGTCATGGCGACCGGTGGAAGTGGGGACGCTGTGAAGACACGGGTCTACCATCAGGGAGACC CTCTTAGACTAACCTCTTCAAGGCCAGAACACCACAAAAGAGGACATGGAAGAGAGCACCTCACTTCTGAAGTCTACATCCCACAGCCTGGAAAGAACACCCTGGTcaccacactcaaacacacagtaGCGAAGAAAAGAAACCCAAGTTTGCTTGCACCAG GTTACGGTAGGCCTTTGAGAGAGGTTCCTCCTGAGAAGTTCAATGTCACCGAGATCCCAAAGTCTTATCAATCACCCTGGGAGAAAGAGCCCATTGAAAGCAGGATGCTACTGGCTAATATCAGCGTTCTGCCTGCCTGA